The following DNA comes from Tepidanaerobacter syntrophicus.
TTTTAAGTCCTACTACCTCAAGATTATGCTCGCAGATTTTGCGGCCGCGCTTTTCTTCGGCAAAGCGCCTGGGAGTAGGCAGCAAGCCATCAAAAATCGAGTAATTGGCTCTTGGATCAAAGGCACACATCACATTTTCCATAACATTTAGCCCTTTAAAAAGCCGGATGTTCTGAAATGTCCGAGAAATACCTTCTCTTGTTATCTGGTGCTGCTCCATATTCGTTATATCTTTTCCATCTAAAAAAACTTTGCCTTGATCTGCCCGGTAAATGCCGGATATGACATTAAAGGTGGTTGTCTTGCCTGCGCCATTGGGACCGATTATTCCTACGATATCTCCTTTATCCGCAGTTAGGGAGAAGTCTTGGATAGCTTTAACTCCGCCAAAACTTTTGCTGATATTTTGTACCTCAAGCAGCATTTTTCTTCTCCCTCCCTATTCCAAGGCTTTTTAATGAAAGTTCGTACTCGCCGAACAGGCCTGCAGGCTTAAAGTTGATTATGAGCAGCACTAAGATAGAATAGAACACAGTTCTGTATTCTGCCGCAAACCTGAGCATTTCAGGCAGGGCTGTAAGAATTGCTGTGCCGATTATGGAGCCGGTAAGACTGTTGACTCCTCCAAAAAATACCATGATGACCCATTCGGCGCTTTTCTTCCACCCGAAAATTCCGGGATCTACATATGTTGTATAAAAAGCATACAAAACACCGGCATAAGCGGTAACTGCAACGGAAAACAAAAATGCTATCATCTTTATTCTCGCCACATCTATACCCATGGCTTTTGCGGCAAGTTCGTCGCTTTTTGCGGCTATGCACTGTCTACCATATTTTGATGCTTTAAAATAGGCTACAAGGGCGATGCATACTGCTGCAGAGGCCACTGCCAGAGTAAATGTGGTCTTTTGAGGAATTCCGGAAAATCCTAAGGCTCCACCGGTTATAGACTGCATTTGATTCAAAAGTGCTGTTATGGCTTCGCCAAAGCCTAACGTGACAAGAGATATATAGTCGCGGCGAAGGCGAACGGTAGGCAGCCCCACAATATATCCCACAAGGACACTAAGCGCAATTGCTATTATTGCCGCCAGCGCAAAAGGAAGTCCTACTTTTACCACAAGAACACCGGAAATATAGGCGCCAATCGCCATAAATGCCGCTTGGCCCAAGGAAAACATGCCGGTAAGGCCTGTTAGAACATAAACGCCTGTAACAGCTATAACAGATATTAATGTGAAAGTCATTACTGAAAGATAAAATTCCATATATCCACCTCCTAAGCCTTTTCCTGCACGTTGGATCCGGCAATGCCCTGGGGCCTTACGAGTAGGAATACCAACATTATCAAGAATGAAAATACCGGAGCATATCCTGAACCTGCGAAGTTTATAAGGAGGGTTTCAGTAAGCCCTAAAAGCAGGGCGCCTGCAACTGCTCCAAAGACGCTGCCCAGTCCGCCGATAACCGATGCTATAAATCCTTTTACAACTAAATTTCCAAGCTGAGGATACAGGGTATAGTTAATTCCCAAAAACACACCTGCAAGGCCGGCTAGAGCACCTGAAAGGAAAAAAGCAAGTTGTATAATTCTTATCACATCTATACCCATCAGACCTGCTGTTTCCCTGTCAAAAGAGACGGAGCGGAGAGCGCGCCCGAATTTTGTCTTTTGGATAAAAAGCATTAGAAGCGCTAAAGCTGCACAAGATGAAATAAACATTATTAAATCTGATTTCGATATAACTATAGAGCCTAGTTTTACAACAGTTGTTTCAAAAAATCTGGGGTAATTGTAGAAGTTAGGACCTACCCAAATTGTTACAATACCTTCATATAAGGTGCCCAGTGTTATAGAAGATACGAAGAAATAAATCGGCGAAGTATTGCTAAGCGTTATTTTACGAAAGGCAACGAGTTCGCCAAGGCAGGATACTAAGCCGCCTGCCAGCATTGAAATTGCTACCACCAGCAGCAGTGAAGAGTTCACTGTTACAGCAAAAAAGTAGCCGATGAAGGCGCTGAGGGTCATTAGGGCGCCATGGGAAAAGTTGGAAAACTTTAAGATATTGAATATAAGTGAAAATCCCGTAGCGATAATTGCATAAACCGATCCCAGCGCCAGTCCGTTGATTATAATCTGTAAGGACATGGATCTTTCCTCCCGATTGCTCAATACCCCCCTATAAAGCAGGGGGGTATTGAAGTTTCATTTTAAAGCTTTATAATTATTCAGATGCCGAATAGCGTTTGAGCATAACAGGAGCTTGGTTTTTGATTTCATGCATAACCATTTCAAGACCCTTTGGCTGATGAGTTGCCGGATCAATTGTTATGGTTCCGGTTAAGCCTTCATAATTTGTAAGGTTCTCAATCGCATCCCTGATTGCTGCAGGATCGTCTCCGACTTTTTCGATTGTAGAGGCAATGATTTTCATAACATCATATCCTAAGAAGAATTTGTTTGTTGCATCATTGCCGGTTTTTTCCTTGTAAGCTGTGATAATATCTTGAATTTGAGGTTCGGTCTCAGTAATGTTGTTAATATAGATAACTCCATCTGCTTCTGGTCCGCAAAGCTTCGGGAAGGGCGGGCAAGCGTCAAGGCCGCAGATTAGCGGGCCGTTAAATCCTATTGCGCGAGCCTGCTGAACAATCAGTATAAGTTCCTGAGTATAGTTTGGTGCATATATCGCTTCAGCACCTGCGGATACCAGTTTATTCAGCATGGTTTTAAAGTCTTTGTCGTTTGGCTGGTAAGTTACTTCGCCAACGATTTGTCCTCCGTTTTCAACTGCAACTTTCTTAAAGGGTTCAACCAGTGATACTGAATAAGCATTTGACTGATTGTAGATGATACCTATTTTCTTTAAGCCTTTTTCTTTTACTGCAAACTGTGCCATGATAGCTGCCTGCTGCTTTGCAGAAGGCTGGAACAAGAACATGTTTTTGTAAGGTGTGCCGTCGTCTTTTATTGTCGCCCTGTCATCAATTGCAAAATGAAGCACCGGAATGTTGTACTGTTCAGATATTGGCGCTATGGCTATGCCGATATTTGCAACCGGAGGTCCGATTACGGCAGAGACTTTATCGGTAGTGCACATACGTTTAAATGCATTGATAGCTTCCTGGACATCAGCTTTGGTGTCATATGTTACTACTTTTATTTGGCGTCCGTTTACGCCGCCATTGGCATTAATTTCGTCAGCTGCCCATTTTGCTCCTTCCTCCACCATTTTTCCGAGAGTAGAAGTTACCCCTGTAATGTCTTGCAGACAGCCTATGACAATGTCGCCTTTGGCTTCTTCAGTTTCCGAAGTTCCGTTTTCGCCGGTTGTTCCCGACGGAGCTTCGGTTTTTGAGCCGCCACCGCAGGCAGTCACACTAAAGAGCAATAAAACTGCCAACAAAAGTGCTACTATTTTTTTCATTTTCTCTTTTTCCTCCTAAAAATTTATTTTTTATTATCAATCAGCCCCTTCAAGATGGCTGACTAATAAGCATAAATTGTTTATCTTGTGGATTTGCGTATTATAAGTTCTGAAGGCATAATCTCCACCATTGCACCTGAGGGATTGTCTTTGCTGCAGAGCTGAAGCACCTTGCTTGCCGCTCTGGCTCCTATATCGTAGAAAGGTTGAGATACGGTGGAAAGGGGCGGGTCTATCAGAGAACTGAATTCTAAGTTATCAAAGCCGATAACCGAAATGTCGTCAGGAACTCTGAGATTGTGGTCTTTTATAGCTCTTATAGCCCCAATTGCCCTAAGGTCAGTAGTTGCAAATACCGCATCAAACTCAATGTTTCTATTAAGTAAGCTGTTTACTGCATTATAGCCGTCAAGACTCCATTGAATACTATCAGAGTCATCGCCTGTTATAAGTTCGTATTCAATAGGTATGCCTGCATCAAGCAGTGCCTGTTTGTATCCGCTAAACCTGTCCCGGTAAAGAGCCAGCTGCTGGTTTCCTTTTACAATGGCGATTCGCCTGTGGCCGGTCTTTATAAGGAACGAAACTGCATCATATGCCGCTTGAAAATTGTCTATTACTATCATGTTGGCTTTTATGTCAAGTTTTCTGACTATAACTACCATAGGAAAGCCTTCTTGCTCCAGCTCTTCTAAGTGCTCGACCTTTTTTGCCGCAGGAGCGATTATAAGACCGTCCACCCATCTTTTGCGAAGTTTTTGTATGGATTCTTTTTCGATTTCTGTATCTTCGTCGGTATTACACAATATTACTGTATATCCGTATTTTCTTGCCACATCTTCCACGCCTCTTGCTATAACAGGATATATCGGGTTTCTTATGTTTGGTATAATAAGCCCTATGGTTTTTGTTTTTCCGTCCTTGAGGCCTTGAGCAAGAAAGTTCGGGCGGTAATTTAAACTTTTTACCGCTGCCATTACCTTTTCTTTTGTATCTTCAGCAACCACGTCGCTGCCGTTTAGAACTCTAGAAACAGTGCTGGGTGAAACTCCCGCTTTTTTTGCAACTTCTTTTATTGTTACCATCTGAACTCCCTTTCTTAAGACCTGTAATCAATTTACAGCAAATATTTGCTTTTATAGGATTGAAAACGTTTCCAAATTGTAGCCAATAATATCCAGGATTCTGAAGCTTAGGCATTGTGTTCGAAGTAGATGAATTCGAGTATTTACTTATATATCAAGGGATTAATAGAGTTCAAGAATTTTGCTGTAAATGAATTATCTTATGAAAACGTTTGTATTTATGTACATATTTCGACATGTTATTAGAAATTCCTGCTTGTTTTTTTAAAATGAGCAAAAAAATTTTTGGTATAAAAAAAGGAATGCTATATTTTTAAAGCAGCATTCCTTTAATGTTATTTTAGTGTCGTCTGTCGTTATCTTTGAACCCTTCCTGAGGCGTCTCCCTTTGCCAGGTTTTCAACTTCCTTTACTGTCACGTGATTGAAATCCCCTACGATGGTGTGTTTCAAGCAAGAAGCCGCTACGGCAAATTCTACTGCATCCTGGGGATTGTAGCCATTAAGTAAAGCATAAATCAAGCCGCCGCCGAAAGAATCGCCTCCGCCCACTCTGTCAACTATGTGCACTTTGTATTTTCTTGAAGCATAAAGTTCTTTTCCGTCGTAATAAAGAGCGGACCAACCGTTGTCTGATGCGGAGTAGCTTTCTCTCAGGGTTATTGCTACACCTTTCAGTGAGAATTTCTCCATAAGCTTCTGCGCCACATCTTTATAACCTTCCATACTCAGCTGTCCTTTGGTAATATCAGATTCAGCTGCCTGGATTCCGAAGACATCGGCAGCATCTTCTTCATTGCCTATGGAAATATCTACATACTGCATAAGTTCAGACATGACTATGCGCGCTTTCTCTCTTGACCATAGTTTCTTTCTATAGTTTAGGTCGCAGCTGACGGTAATTCCCATTTTGTTTGCGGTTTTTACTGCCTCCAAACATGCCGCTGCTACGTCATCTCCGAGAGCGGGGGTTATCCCTGTAAAGTGAAACCATTTTGCGCCATCGAGAATTTTCTCCCAGTCAAAATCTCCGGCCTTTGCTTCAGATATGGAAGAA
Coding sequences within:
- a CDS encoding ABC transporter ATP-binding protein, encoding MLLEVQNISKSFGGVKAIQDFSLTADKGDIVGIIGPNGAGKTTTFNVISGIYRADQGKVFLDGKDITNMEQHQITREGISRTFQNIRLFKGLNVMENVMCAFDPRANYSIFDGLLPTPRRFAEEKRGRKICEHNLEVVGLKKYANEKPESLPYGLQRRLEIARALTCQPKVLLLDEPAAGLNPTEVKELTELIGRLCSELGFAVLLIEHRLELVMGISHKIYVLNFGKTIAVGTPDEVRSNPEVIEAYLGEEDAEC
- a CDS encoding branched-chain amino acid ABC transporter permease → MEFYLSVMTFTLISVIAVTGVYVLTGLTGMFSLGQAAFMAIGAYISGVLVVKVGLPFALAAIIAIALSVLVGYIVGLPTVRLRRDYISLVTLGFGEAITALLNQMQSITGGALGFSGIPQKTTFTLAVASAAVCIALVAYFKASKYGRQCIAAKSDELAAKAMGIDVARIKMIAFLFSVAVTAYAGVLYAFYTTYVDPGIFGWKKSAEWVIMVFFGGVNSLTGSIIGTAILTALPEMLRFAAEYRTVFYSILVLLIINFKPAGLFGEYELSLKSLGIGREKKNAA
- a CDS encoding branched-chain amino acid ABC transporter permease, yielding MSLQIIINGLALGSVYAIIATGFSLIFNILKFSNFSHGALMTLSAFIGYFFAVTVNSSLLLVVAISMLAGGLVSCLGELVAFRKITLSNTSPIYFFVSSITLGTLYEGIVTIWVGPNFYNYPRFFETTVVKLGSIVISKSDLIMFISSCAALALLMLFIQKTKFGRALRSVSFDRETAGLMGIDVIRIIQLAFFLSGALAGLAGVFLGINYTLYPQLGNLVVKGFIASVIGGLGSVFGAVAGALLLGLTETLLINFAGSGYAPVFSFLIMLVFLLVRPQGIAGSNVQEKA
- a CDS encoding ABC transporter substrate-binding protein produces the protein MKKIVALLLAVLLLFSVTACGGGSKTEAPSGTTGENGTSETEEAKGDIVIGCLQDITGVTSTLGKMVEEGAKWAADEINANGGVNGRQIKVVTYDTKADVQEAINAFKRMCTTDKVSAVIGPPVANIGIAIAPISEQYNIPVLHFAIDDRATIKDDGTPYKNMFLFQPSAKQQAAIMAQFAVKEKGLKKIGIIYNQSNAYSVSLVEPFKKVAVENGGQIVGEVTYQPNDKDFKTMLNKLVSAGAEAIYAPNYTQELILIVQQARAIGFNGPLICGLDACPPFPKLCGPEADGVIYINNITETEPQIQDIITAYKEKTGNDATNKFFLGYDVMKIIASTIEKVGDDPAAIRDAIENLTNYEGLTGTITIDPATHQPKGLEMVMHEIKNQAPVMLKRYSASE
- a CDS encoding LacI family DNA-binding transcriptional regulator, encoding MVTIKEVAKKAGVSPSTVSRVLNGSDVVAEDTKEKVMAAVKSLNYRPNFLAQGLKDGKTKTIGLIIPNIRNPIYPVIARGVEDVARKYGYTVILCNTDEDTEIEKESIQKLRKRWVDGLIIAPAAKKVEHLEELEQEGFPMVVIVRKLDIKANMIVIDNFQAAYDAVSFLIKTGHRRIAIVKGNQQLALYRDRFSGYKQALLDAGIPIEYELITGDDSDSIQWSLDGYNAVNSLLNRNIEFDAVFATTDLRAIGAIRAIKDHNLRVPDDISVIGFDNLEFSSLIDPPLSTVSQPFYDIGARAASKVLQLCSKDNPSGAMVEIMPSELIIRKSTR
- a CDS encoding sugar kinase; the encoded protein is MANKVVTFGEIMLRLTPPNYLRFVQADSFDVTYGGGEANVATSLANYGEDAYFVTKVPDNPIGQAAINHLRRYGVHTDYIVKGGERLGIYFNEIGASQRPSLVVYDRSHSSISEAKAGDFDWEKILDGAKWFHFTGITPALGDDVAAACLEAVKTANKMGITVSCDLNYRKKLWSREKARIVMSELMQYVDISIGNEEDAADVFGIQAAESDITKGQLSMEGYKDVAQKLMEKFSLKGVAITLRESYSASDNGWSALYYDGKELYASRKYKVHIVDRVGGGDSFGGGLIYALLNGYNPQDAVEFAVAASCLKHTIVGDFNHVTVKEVENLAKGDASGRVQR